A part of Streptomyces sp. NBC_01276 genomic DNA contains:
- a CDS encoding GntR family transcriptional regulator, translated as MNASAIVADIRKGIAAGEHAYGARLPSVRDLAEQYGVSQQTASAAYAVLSALGLTRTAAGSGTTVAAGPSADAHLGTYAPPDLTAAEAWRPNGSGGEATEETYLVRQLTASAALADWGFAEGTDVVERHRVRRVGGIPVQHKVTVLAYAVASARPEGYDGVPPMLAPVGAPPIRPPHGTRVADWLGWDVDRTEARITAEPMDPAASEALGMQEGSPGFRVVNITRTPDGETLYVTVTTAPLHHRITLDIIG; from the coding sequence ATGAACGCCAGTGCGATCGTGGCGGACATAAGGAAGGGGATCGCGGCAGGCGAGCACGCCTACGGCGCCCGTCTCCCCAGCGTGCGGGACCTGGCCGAGCAGTACGGAGTGAGCCAGCAGACGGCCTCCGCCGCGTACGCCGTCCTGTCTGCCCTGGGTCTGACCCGCACCGCAGCCGGCAGCGGAACAACTGTCGCCGCTGGTCCGTCTGCTGACGCCCACCTGGGCACGTACGCTCCGCCGGACCTCACGGCCGCCGAGGCATGGCGGCCCAACGGCTCCGGGGGCGAAGCCACGGAGGAGACCTACCTGGTACGCCAACTGACCGCGTCGGCCGCCCTGGCTGACTGGGGGTTCGCGGAGGGGACGGACGTTGTAGAGCGCCACCGCGTCCGCCGAGTCGGCGGCATCCCGGTGCAGCACAAGGTGACCGTGTTGGCGTACGCCGTGGCCTCAGCGCGGCCGGAGGGGTACGACGGCGTTCCGCCGATGCTGGCCCCGGTCGGTGCGCCTCCGATCCGGCCGCCGCACGGTACCCGGGTGGCTGACTGGCTCGGATGGGACGTGGACCGCACCGAAGCCCGAATCACAGCCGAGCCCATGGACCCTGCCGCATCCGAGGCCCTCGGAATGCAGGAAGGGAGCCCCGGATTTCGGGTCGTGAATATCACCCGGACCCCGGATGGGGAAACGCTGTATGTGACCGTGACAACCGCACCACTGCACCACCGAATCACGCTCGACATCATCGGCTGA
- a CDS encoding WhiB family transcriptional regulator has translation MSPVRGVPPLPAVRPADWLDRLWEYEDLAPAPAVRRERSGGPACTSVNPEVFFPEPWELTPVEREASPAERKALAVCAGCPVQSWCLARDLEQCSAPSKVLGVRGGLRQSERRALHVRLFGRRPRNGVQS, from the coding sequence GTGAGCCCGGTGCGCGGGGTGCCCCCGCTGCCCGCGGTCCGTCCGGCGGACTGGCTCGACCGGCTGTGGGAGTACGAGGACCTGGCCCCCGCTCCGGCCGTGCGCCGGGAGCGGTCGGGTGGTCCGGCCTGCACGAGCGTGAACCCGGAGGTGTTCTTCCCGGAGCCGTGGGAGCTGACCCCGGTTGAGCGGGAGGCGTCCCCGGCGGAGCGGAAGGCGCTGGCGGTGTGCGCTGGGTGCCCGGTGCAGTCCTGGTGCCTGGCCCGGGACCTGGAGCAGTGCTCCGCCCCGTCCAAGGTGCTCGGGGTGCGTGGGGGTCTGCGTCAGTCGGAGCGTCGGGCGCTGCATGTCCGGCTGTTCGGCCGACGGCCGCGGAACGGGGTGCAGTCGTGA